The following proteins come from a genomic window of Varunaivibrio sulfuroxidans:
- a CDS encoding alpha/beta hydrolase, which produces MTETPTVSPPSIITREDGATIAYRATAGKSPCVVFLTGLHSDMDGAKALALEAFCTARGQAFVRFDYFGHGRSSGAFEDGTVGRWASDGAFVLENLTEGPLVLVGSSLGGWIILLLATRAPAAVRGRIKGLVGIAAAPDFTRDLMEKELSAAQREILLRDGVLEVPNCYDPGAPFTISLKLIEDGRGQLLLDAPIPFDGPVRLIQGMADDDVPWRTALTVQNRLTSKDVEITFVKNGDHRLSTAADLARLERTVEALLNTMG; this is translated from the coding sequence ATGACCGAAACCCCGACAGTTTCGCCGCCGTCGATCATCACCCGGGAAGATGGCGCGACTATCGCCTACCGCGCCACGGCTGGCAAGTCTCCGTGCGTTGTTTTTCTCACCGGCCTGCACTCGGATATGGACGGCGCCAAGGCGCTCGCCCTGGAAGCCTTCTGCACGGCCCGTGGCCAGGCCTTCGTGCGCTTCGATTATTTCGGCCACGGTCGCTCGTCGGGGGCGTTCGAGGACGGCACTGTCGGGCGCTGGGCGTCGGACGGCGCGTTCGTGCTTGAAAATTTAACCGAAGGACCCCTCGTTTTGGTCGGTTCGTCCCTCGGCGGATGGATCATTCTGTTGCTCGCGACCCGCGCCCCGGCGGCGGTGCGCGGCAGAATCAAGGGGCTGGTCGGCATCGCCGCCGCGCCCGATTTTACCCGCGACCTGATGGAAAAGGAGCTGAGCGCCGCGCAGCGCGAAATTTTGCTGCGCGACGGCGTTCTCGAAGTGCCCAACTGTTACGACCCCGGCGCGCCGTTCACGATCAGCTTAAAGCTGATCGAAGACGGCCGCGGTCAGTTGTTGTTGGATGCGCCGATCCCCTTCGACGGGCCGGTGCGCTTGATCCAGGGCATGGCCGACGACGACGTGCCATGGCGCACCGCTTTGACCGTTCAGAACCGCCTGACTTCGAAAGACGTCGAAATCACCTTCGTGAAAAACGGCGATCACCGCTTATCGACGGCGGCCGATCTGGCGCGCCTGGAACGCACCGTCGAAGCCCTGTTGAACACCATGGGCTGA
- a CDS encoding glycosyltransferase family 4 protein: MDREHQDSTITATAAKGDATPTRPLRYTVMQVLPAMGNEGGVERGTVEVADAIVKAGGRALVVSSGGPKEFDLKRVGARHVTLPVNSKNPFVMRANIARLEAVIKAEKVDIVHARSRAPAWSAYFAAKNCGARFVTTFHGTYSAGNWFKRRYNAIMTRGDRVIAISHFIAGHLRQLYGVAAAKVRIIHRGVDLDKFDPARVSAERVVQLAGRWRLDDGLPVIMLPGRLTRWKGQGVLIDAIAKLGRRDVRCVLVGSDAGRGQYRKELETLIRRNDLGGVVRIVDHCADMPAAYMLADVVVSASTDPEAFGRVVAEAQALGRPVVAPDHGGAREIILSGDTGWLVAPGDADALAEGLKKALALGDPDRAEMAARAIARVHAHFSKAAMCAKTLDVYDELMGRAPGGDER, encoded by the coding sequence ATGGATCGAGAACACCAGGACAGTACCATTACCGCCACCGCGGCGAAAGGGGACGCAACGCCGACGCGCCCCTTGCGTTACACGGTGATGCAGGTGCTGCCCGCGATGGGGAACGAAGGCGGGGTCGAGCGGGGCACGGTCGAGGTCGCCGACGCCATCGTCAAGGCGGGCGGTCGGGCGTTGGTGGTGTCCAGCGGCGGCCCCAAGGAATTCGATCTTAAGCGCGTCGGCGCCCGGCACGTCACGCTGCCGGTAAACAGCAAGAACCCGTTTGTCATGCGCGCCAATATCGCCCGCCTGGAGGCCGTCATCAAGGCGGAGAAGGTCGATATCGTCCACGCCCGCTCGCGGGCCCCGGCGTGGAGCGCTTATTTCGCCGCGAAAAATTGCGGCGCGCGGTTCGTCACCACGTTTCACGGCACTTATTCGGCGGGCAACTGGTTCAAGCGGCGCTACAATGCGATCATGACCCGGGGCGATCGAGTGATCGCCATATCGCACTTCATCGCCGGGCATTTGCGCCAATTGTACGGCGTCGCCGCCGCCAAGGTGCGCATCATTCATCGCGGCGTCGATCTGGACAAATTCGATCCCGCCCGGGTTAGCGCCGAACGGGTGGTGCAACTGGCTGGGCGGTGGCGTCTGGATGACGGATTGCCGGTGATCATGCTCCCCGGCAGGTTGACGCGCTGGAAGGGGCAGGGCGTCCTGATCGACGCTATCGCAAAGCTGGGCCGTCGGGACGTCCGTTGCGTTCTGGTCGGCTCCGACGCCGGACGGGGCCAATATCGTAAAGAGCTGGAGACCTTGATCAGGCGGAATGATCTGGGTGGGGTGGTGCGCATCGTCGATCATTGCGCCGACATGCCCGCCGCCTATATGCTAGCCGACGTGGTGGTTTCGGCTTCGACCGATCCCGAGGCTTTCGGGCGCGTGGTCGCCGAAGCCCAGGCCCTGGGCCGTCCGGTGGTCGCCCCCGATCACGGCGGGGCGCGGGAAATTATTCTGTCCGGCGATACCGGCTGGCTGGTCGCGCCGGGCGATGCCGACGCCCTCGCCGAAGGCCTGAAAAAGGCCCTGGCGCTCGGCGATCCGGACCGCGCCGAAATGGCGGCGCGCGCCATCGCCCGCGTTCATGCGCATTTTTCCAAGGCGGCGATGTGCGCCAAGACTCTTGACGTTTATGACGAGCTCATGGGGCGCGCCCCGGGCGGCGACGAACGATAG
- a CDS encoding glycosyltransferase family 9 protein, which produces MARARILVIKLGALGDFVQALGPMAAIRRHHADAHITLMTTRPYVDFARAGGLFDDVYCDARPKIWQLGGLLALRRWLRAGRFAMVYDLQTASRTSLYHRLMGRPPWSGIAPGCSHPHANPARDAMHTVDRQREQLAMAGIADVPPGDVSWARMAVKGIAGSAAAHFAVSSPFALLVPGGAPHRPEKRWPADRFAELARRLGARAITPVVLGTENETAAVAVITRAAPSAVSLAGRTDFIDIAALAREACGAVGNDTGPMHLIATAGAPAVVLFSEASDPALCAPRGAGVRIVRRPTLDRLDVDAVAAALDAITPPPARAP; this is translated from the coding sequence ATGGCGCGTGCGCGTATTTTGGTGATCAAGTTGGGGGCGCTTGGCGATTTCGTGCAGGCGCTGGGCCCGATGGCCGCCATTCGCCGCCATCACGCCGATGCCCACATTACCTTGATGACGACCCGCCCGTATGTCGATTTTGCCCGCGCCGGTGGACTGTTCGATGATGTTTATTGCGATGCGCGCCCGAAAATCTGGCAGCTCGGCGGCCTCCTGGCGCTGCGTCGGTGGTTGCGGGCGGGGCGCTTTGCGATGGTTTACGACCTTCAGACGGCATCGCGCACAAGCCTGTATCATCGCCTGATGGGCCGTCCGCCCTGGTCGGGGATCGCGCCGGGATGTTCGCACCCCCACGCCAATCCGGCGCGCGACGCCATGCACACCGTCGATCGTCAGCGCGAACAACTGGCGATGGCGGGTATCGCCGATGTGCCGCCGGGCGACGTTTCGTGGGCGAGGATGGCGGTCAAAGGGATCGCCGGGAGCGCGGCGGCGCATTTCGCCGTGTCTTCGCCGTTCGCTCTTTTGGTTCCCGGCGGTGCGCCGCATCGCCCGGAAAAACGCTGGCCCGCCGATCGCTTCGCCGAACTGGCCAGGCGTTTGGGCGCGCGCGCAATTACGCCCGTCGTGCTGGGAACCGAAAACGAGACCGCCGCCGTCGCCGTCATCACGCGTGCCGCGCCCAGCGCAGTATCCTTAGCCGGGCGCACCGATTTTATCGACATCGCGGCGCTCGCCCGCGAGGCGTGCGGCGCGGTCGGGAACGATACCGGCCCGATGCACCTGATCGCGACCGCCGGCGCGCCTGCGGTGGTGCTGTTCTCCGAGGCCTCCGATCCGGCCTTGTGCGCCCCCCGTGGGGCCGGGGTGCGCATCGTGCGCCGACCCACGCTCGACCGGCTCGATGTCGATGCGGTGGCGGCGGCCCTGGACGCGATCACGCCCCCTCCCGCGCGGGCGCCTTAA
- the thrS gene encoding threonine--tRNA ligase codes for MVAITLPDGNIRHFDGPVSGADVAAAIGPGLAKAALAVRVDGEMKDLSTVFETDTALSIVTVRDDDALELIRHDCAHVMAEAVKELYPDTQVTIGPSIENGFYYDFARDAPFTPEDLEKIEARMGEIVKRDEKISREVWDRDDAIHFFKDMGEHYKAEIIQDIPEGQQISLYRQGDFIDLCRGPHLPSTAKLGKAFKLMKLAGAYWRGDARNAMLQRIYGTAWANEKQLKAYLHMLEEAEKRDHRKLGREMDLFHQQEEAQGGVFWHPKGWTVYRKLQDYIRARLERADYVEVNTPELVDRSLWEASGHWEKFRENMFTSEVEDKVLAIKPMNCPCHVQIFRQGIKSYRDLPLRMAEFGSCHRYEPSGALHGLMRVRAFTQDDAHIFCAEDDITSETQAFCELLLSVYKDLGFDEVRVKFSDRPQTRAGSDETWDKAEAALKEATEAAGLDWTLNPGEGAFYGPKLEFVLRDAIGRDWQCGTLQVDFVLPERLDAAYIGEDGERHRPVMLHRAILGTFERFLGILIENTAGRFPLWLAPVQVVVATITSDADAYAGDVFARLKEAGLRAELDVRNEKINYKVREHSHAKVPVMLVVGKREAEETAVAMRRLGGKTQEVLALQEAIDILKDEARAPHERAAALS; via the coding sequence ATGGTTGCGATTACACTTCCCGACGGCAATATCCGTCATTTCGACGGCCCGGTGAGCGGCGCCGACGTCGCCGCCGCCATTGGCCCCGGCCTCGCCAAGGCGGCGCTGGCGGTGCGCGTGGACGGCGAAATGAAAGACCTGTCCACCGTGTTCGAGACCGACACCGCGCTGTCGATCGTCACCGTGCGGGACGACGACGCCCTGGAGCTGATTCGCCACGATTGCGCCCACGTTATGGCCGAGGCGGTCAAGGAGCTGTACCCCGACACCCAGGTCACCATCGGCCCGTCCATCGAAAACGGATTTTATTACGACTTCGCCCGCGACGCGCCGTTCACGCCCGAGGATCTGGAAAAGATCGAGGCGCGCATGGGCGAAATCGTCAAGCGCGACGAGAAAATCAGCCGCGAAGTGTGGGACCGCGACGATGCCATCCATTTTTTCAAGGACATGGGCGAACACTACAAGGCCGAAATTATCCAGGACATCCCCGAGGGACAGCAGATCAGCCTGTATCGCCAGGGCGATTTCATTGACCTGTGCCGGGGGCCGCACCTGCCCAGCACGGCGAAATTGGGCAAGGCTTTCAAGTTGATGAAGCTGGCCGGGGCTTATTGGCGCGGCGACGCCCGCAACGCCATGCTGCAACGCATCTACGGTACCGCCTGGGCCAACGAAAAGCAGTTGAAGGCCTACCTGCACATGCTGGAGGAGGCGGAAAAACGCGACCATCGCAAGCTGGGCCGCGAGATGGACCTGTTCCACCAGCAAGAAGAAGCCCAAGGCGGCGTCTTCTGGCATCCCAAGGGCTGGACCGTGTACCGCAAGTTGCAGGACTATATCCGCGCCCGCCTGGAGCGGGCCGATTATGTCGAGGTCAACACCCCCGAACTGGTCGATCGCAGTCTTTGGGAGGCCTCCGGACATTGGGAAAAATTCCGCGAAAACATGTTCACCTCGGAAGTTGAGGACAAGGTGCTGGCGATCAAACCGATGAATTGCCCATGCCACGTCCAAATTTTCCGCCAGGGCATCAAAAGCTATCGCGACCTGCCGCTGCGCATGGCCGAATTCGGTTCGTGCCATCGCTATGAGCCCTCGGGGGCGCTCCATGGCTTGATGCGGGTGCGCGCCTTCACTCAGGACGACGCCCATATTTTTTGCGCCGAGGACGACATTACCTCGGAAACCCAGGCGTTTTGCGAGCTGTTGCTGAGCGTCTATAAGGACCTCGGCTTCGACGAGGTTCGGGTCAAGTTTTCCGATCGCCCGCAGACCCGCGCCGGGTCGGACGAAACCTGGGACAAGGCGGAAGCCGCCCTGAAGGAAGCGACCGAGGCGGCGGGGCTGGATTGGACCTTGAATCCCGGTGAGGGGGCGTTTTACGGCCCCAAACTGGAATTCGTGCTGCGCGACGCGATCGGACGCGATTGGCAGTGCGGCACCTTGCAGGTCGATTTCGTGCTGCCCGAACGGTTGGATGCGGCGTACATCGGCGAGGACGGCGAGCGTCACCGTCCGGTGATGCTCCACCGCGCTATTTTAGGCACGTTCGAGCGCTTCTTAGGGATCTTGATCGAAAACACCGCCGGGCGCTTCCCGCTGTGGCTGGCCCCGGTTCAGGTCGTGGTGGCGACGATCACCTCCGACGCCGATGCCTACGCCGGCGACGTTTTCGCGCGCTTGAAAGAGGCGGGGCTGCGCGCCGAATTGGATGTGCGCAACGAAAAAATCAACTACAAGGTTCGTGAGCACTCCCACGCCAAGGTTCCGGTGATGTTGGTCGTCGGCAAGCGCGAAGCCGAGGAAACGGCCGTGGCGATGCGTCGCCTTGGCGGGAAAACCCAAGAAGTTCTTGCGCTCCAAGAGGCAATTGATATCCTTAAAGACGAGGCGCGCGCTCCCCATGAACGCGCGGCGGCCCTGTCGTAG
- the infC gene encoding translation initiation factor IF-3 translates to MARPPFNQPPAQKGPRVNRQITASTVRVIGPEAENFGVITVDEALRKAEEVGLDLVEISPNAEPPVCKVLDYGKFKYEEQKKRNEAKKKQKVIEVKEIKMRPGIDIHDYEVKMRNARRFLDNGDKVKVTLRFRGREMAHQNLGMDVLNRVRDELGEITKVEQFPKMEGRMMVMVLAPK, encoded by the coding sequence ATAGCACGCCCGCCGTTCAACCAACCGCCGGCCCAAAAAGGCCCGCGGGTCAACCGTCAAATCACCGCCTCCACCGTCCGGGTTATCGGACCGGAAGCCGAAAATTTTGGCGTCATTACCGTCGATGAAGCGCTGCGCAAGGCCGAGGAGGTCGGTCTCGATTTGGTCGAGATTTCCCCCAATGCCGAGCCGCCCGTCTGCAAGGTCCTCGATTACGGGAAATTCAAGTACGAGGAACAGAAAAAACGCAACGAAGCGAAGAAAAAGCAGAAAGTCATCGAAGTCAAAGAGATCAAGATGCGCCCCGGAATCGATATTCACGATTACGAGGTGAAGATGCGCAACGCACGCAGATTTCTGGACAATGGCGATAAGGTCAAAGTGACCTTGCGTTTTCGTGGGCGGGAGATGGCGCATCAAAATCTCGGCATGGATGTTCTCAACCGCGTTCGCGATGAGCTGGGCGAGATCACCAAGGTCGAGCAATTTCCCAAGATGGAAGGCCGCATGATGGTGATGGTCCTCGCCCCTAAGTAA